One Streptomyces drozdowiczii DNA segment encodes these proteins:
- a CDS encoding alpha-amylase family glycosyl hydrolase, with translation MSSPRPATEWLADAVLYQIYPQSFADSDGDGIGDFAGIEARLDHLQWLGVNTVWFNPCFVSPFDDAGYDVADYLNVAPRYGTNEDLARLTEAAGRRGIRVLLDLVAGHTSDQHPWFRASANDPADQRFIWADTEQAPPGFVASPGSRPGFYQPNFFESQPALNFGHARTDPAEPWRLPVDAEGPRANRQALREIMDHWLGLGLSGFRVDMAASLVKDDPGQAETAKLWTELRGWLDRAHPQAALLSEWGDPQVSVPAGFHADFFLQFGPRGDGLPLRSLWNNWEGTVSEPWEPLEPYFGARGEGGFATFLDAWREATGVIGDAGFISLPTSNHDFSRLATGPRTAEQLPAAFAFQLTWPTLPAIYYGDEIGMRYVPGTPTREGSRLGPRYDRAGSRTPMQWDDSPNAGFSTAPADALYLPIDPDPARPTVAAQRADEGSLLHLVRRLIALRKATPELGSGGSTEVLHDGYPLVYVRGGRYLVVVNPRSEAAKTAAPAGRTTAVEARGVTVAEGRIRAEGFGFGVFALDAG, from the coding sequence ATGTCATCCCCCCGCCCGGCGACCGAATGGCTCGCCGACGCCGTGCTCTACCAGATCTATCCGCAGTCCTTCGCCGACTCCGACGGCGACGGGATCGGGGACTTCGCGGGGATCGAGGCGCGGCTCGACCATCTCCAGTGGCTCGGGGTGAACACCGTCTGGTTCAACCCGTGCTTCGTGTCGCCGTTCGACGACGCCGGTTACGACGTGGCCGACTACCTCAACGTCGCCCCGCGCTACGGCACCAACGAGGACCTGGCCCGGCTCACCGAGGCCGCCGGACGCCGCGGCATCCGGGTGTTGCTCGACCTGGTCGCCGGGCACACCTCCGACCAGCACCCCTGGTTCCGGGCATCCGCGAACGACCCGGCCGACCAGCGGTTCATCTGGGCCGACACCGAGCAGGCGCCGCCCGGCTTCGTCGCCTCGCCCGGCAGCCGGCCCGGGTTCTACCAGCCGAACTTCTTCGAGTCGCAGCCGGCGCTCAACTTCGGCCACGCGCGGACGGACCCGGCGGAGCCCTGGCGGCTGCCCGTCGACGCCGAGGGGCCCCGCGCCAACCGGCAGGCGCTGCGCGAGATCATGGACCACTGGCTGGGGCTCGGCCTGTCAGGCTTCCGGGTCGACATGGCCGCCTCGCTGGTCAAGGACGACCCGGGGCAGGCCGAGACCGCGAAGCTCTGGACCGAGCTGCGCGGCTGGCTGGACCGGGCGCACCCGCAGGCGGCGCTGCTCTCCGAGTGGGGCGACCCGCAGGTCTCGGTCCCGGCCGGGTTCCACGCGGACTTCTTCCTCCAGTTCGGTCCGCGCGGCGACGGGCTGCCGCTCCGGTCGCTCTGGAACAACTGGGAGGGCACGGTCAGCGAGCCGTGGGAGCCGCTGGAGCCGTACTTCGGGGCCCGGGGCGAGGGCGGGTTCGCCACCTTCCTCGACGCCTGGCGCGAGGCGACCGGGGTCATCGGGGACGCCGGGTTCATCTCGCTGCCCACGTCCAACCACGACTTCTCGCGCCTCGCCACGGGCCCCCGTACGGCCGAACAGCTGCCCGCCGCCTTCGCGTTCCAGCTGACCTGGCCGACGCTCCCCGCGATCTACTACGGGGACGAGATCGGCATGCGGTACGTGCCGGGCACGCCCACCCGCGAGGGCAGCCGACTGGGTCCGCGGTACGACCGGGCCGGGTCCCGTACGCCCATGCAGTGGGACGACTCGCCGAACGCGGGCTTCTCCACCGCGCCCGCCGACGCCCTGTACCTGCCGATCGACCCGGACCCGGCCCGGCCGACGGTCGCCGCCCAGCGCGCCGACGAGGGCTCCCTCCTCCACCTGGTCCGGCGCCTGATCGCGCTCCGCAAGGCCACCCCGGAGCTGGGCAGCGGGGGTTCCACGGAGGTGCTGCACGACGGGTATCCCCTGGTGTACGTCCGGGGTGGGCGCTACCTCGTCGTGGTCAACCCGCGCTCCGAGGCCGCCAAGACCGCCGCGCCCGCCGGGCGGACCACCGCGGTGGAGGCGCGCGGGGTCACCGTCGCGGAGGGCCGCATCCGGGCCGAGGGCTTCGGCTTCGGCGTCTTCGCGCTCGACGCGGGCTGA
- a CDS encoding carbohydrate ABC transporter permease — protein MKTAATRAGAGLDRAPAQAGGPSGQQDPAGQALRPDRLSRQNLAGWLYSTPFLVLFLTFMAFPIVATLLMSFTDFGLRNVTHPLDANFVGLDNYTALFDDPTFLKALFNTCYFVVLGVPLTIGSGLIAAVLLNSGIDRLRTFFRVGFYVPVVTAIVAVAVIWRFVLDPSEGLIAGLGAQLGFSTPDFLASKALAMPSLIVMAVWRNMGTAMVLFLAGLQAIPVEVREAAKLDGAGAFQEFRRITVPLLRPTMLYVAVMTTIGFLNVFEEPFVMTDGGPDDSTLTVSLHMYKEGFSFFHMGSASAMAYVLFTIVLAVTLLQFRLLKDKT, from the coding sequence GTGAAGACCGCCGCCACCCGGGCCGGGGCCGGCCTGGACCGCGCCCCGGCCCAGGCCGGCGGCCCTTCCGGACAGCAGGACCCGGCGGGCCAGGCGCTCCGCCCCGACCGGCTCTCCCGGCAGAACCTCGCCGGCTGGCTGTACTCGACGCCGTTCCTGGTCCTCTTCCTGACCTTCATGGCGTTCCCGATCGTCGCGACGCTCCTCATGAGCTTCACCGACTTCGGCCTGCGCAACGTCACCCACCCGCTCGACGCGAACTTCGTCGGTCTCGACAACTACACCGCGCTGTTCGACGACCCGACGTTCCTGAAGGCGCTCTTCAACACCTGCTACTTCGTGGTGCTGGGCGTCCCGCTCACCATCGGCAGCGGACTGATCGCGGCCGTGCTCCTCAACTCCGGCATCGACCGCCTCCGGACCTTCTTCCGGGTCGGCTTCTACGTCCCCGTGGTCACCGCCATCGTCGCGGTGGCGGTCATCTGGCGGTTCGTGCTCGACCCCTCGGAGGGCCTGATCGCCGGGCTCGGCGCGCAGCTCGGCTTCTCCACGCCGGACTTCCTCGCCTCCAAGGCACTCGCCATGCCGTCCCTGATCGTCATGGCCGTCTGGCGCAACATGGGCACCGCGATGGTCCTCTTCCTCGCCGGCCTCCAGGCCATCCCGGTCGAGGTCCGCGAGGCCGCCAAGCTGGACGGCGCCGGCGCCTTCCAGGAGTTCCGCCGGATCACGGTCCCCCTGCTGCGGCCCACCATGCTGTACGTCGCGGTGATGACCACCATCGGCTTCCTCAACGTCTTCGAGGAACCCTTCGTGATGACCGACGGCGGACCCGACGACAGCACCCTCACCGTGTCACTGCACATGTACAAGGAAGGGTTCAGCTTCTTCCACATGGGCTCCGCGAGCGCCATGGCCTACGTCCTCTTCACGATCGTCCTGGCCGTCACGCTGCTCCAGTTCCGCCTGCTGAAGGACAAGACCTGA
- a CDS encoding endonuclease/exonuclease/phosphatase family protein, with translation MATSASALRVMSFNLHVDWDGSPRPWSGRRDAVAAVLRAERPQLLGTQEGRPHQIADVLAALGPGYARTGGDRDGDGTGEHMAVFHDRARLDTLDHGDFWLSDTPEVPASETWGGACPRMATWVRFRDLATGGDFLAVNTHLDHVSAYARTRAAEMLVERSAALAPGLPVVVTGDFNTPAGDPEVHGVLLARGGLDDTWDRAEERGPAYATFHDYRAPVADGPRIDWILASRGTRVRQASAVLPGAGAPSDHLPVRALIELPSAPVGH, from the coding sequence ATGGCCACCAGCGCGTCGGCCCTGCGCGTCATGAGCTTCAACCTCCATGTGGACTGGGACGGTTCGCCCCGCCCCTGGTCCGGGCGCCGGGACGCGGTGGCGGCGGTGCTGCGGGCCGAACGGCCCCAGCTGCTCGGCACCCAGGAGGGCCGCCCGCACCAGATCGCGGACGTGCTCGCCGCCCTCGGGCCCGGTTACGCGAGGACCGGCGGCGACCGCGACGGCGACGGGACCGGCGAGCACATGGCCGTCTTCCACGACCGCGCGCGCCTCGACACCCTGGACCACGGCGACTTCTGGCTCTCGGACACGCCCGAGGTGCCCGCCTCCGAGACCTGGGGCGGCGCCTGCCCGCGCATGGCGACCTGGGTCCGCTTCCGGGACCTGGCCACCGGGGGCGACTTCCTCGCCGTGAACACCCACCTGGACCATGTGAGCGCTTACGCCCGCACCCGTGCGGCGGAAATGCTCGTGGAGCGGTCCGCCGCGCTCGCCCCCGGCCTGCCGGTCGTCGTCACCGGTGACTTCAACACCCCGGCCGGGGACCCCGAGGTGCACGGTGTGCTGCTCGCGCGGGGCGGCCTGGACGACACCTGGGACCGCGCGGAGGAGCGCGGGCCCGCGTACGCCACCTTCCACGACTACCGCGCGCCGGTCGCGGACGGCCCGCGCATCGACTGGATCCTCGCCTCGCGCGGTACGCGGGTGCGGCAGGCTTCGGCCGTGCTGCCGGGAGCCGGGGCGCCGAGCGACCATCTCCCGGTGCGCGCCCTGATCGAGCTGCCGTCCGCGCCCGTGGGGCACTGA
- a CDS encoding sugar ABC transporter substrate-binding protein yields the protein MARPAKTVIGISVAVVAALSLTACGGGGGAQQSADAKQTLTVWGMGEEAKRLATVAKDFEKDNPNITVKVTPIGWDVVGQKMTAAAAAGKLPDMAQMGSTMMGQYIALDVLEPVDIKTFKKSDFFPATWNSNVVDGTAYGVPWYADVRGLYYRTDLAKKAGDDKAPVTWDDHHKLAEAYQKAGSQWGTALQPSNTGAWQSWVQFLYSEGGSIVGEDGKSALGSPEAVKAFETWGNYFKDGLAKKNFVPGSDVGKTFAKGDEPMFMSGPWMVQNLNEQQPQLKGKWKTAPLPAGPKGSVSWVGGASLVTFKDSEHKAAAEKFTQYLTTPETQAAWYGATKSLPANKAAYDLPEIKDSAEADSLKVFRKALDTGREVPALEKWNEIAAAIEATLGKVAQGGDPATEAKKLQTVTEGLISK from the coding sequence ATGGCACGCCCCGCCAAGACCGTCATAGGTATCTCCGTCGCAGTGGTCGCCGCGCTGTCGCTCACCGCCTGCGGCGGTGGCGGCGGTGCGCAGCAGTCCGCCGACGCCAAGCAGACCCTGACCGTCTGGGGCATGGGCGAGGAGGCCAAGCGGCTCGCCACGGTCGCCAAGGACTTCGAGAAGGACAACCCGAACATCACCGTCAAGGTGACCCCGATCGGCTGGGACGTCGTCGGCCAGAAGATGACCGCCGCCGCGGCCGCCGGGAAGCTCCCCGACATGGCGCAGATGGGCTCCACGATGATGGGGCAGTACATCGCGCTCGACGTGCTGGAGCCGGTGGACATCAAGACCTTCAAGAAGTCCGACTTCTTCCCCGCCACCTGGAACAGCAACGTGGTGGACGGCACCGCCTACGGCGTCCCGTGGTACGCCGACGTACGCGGCCTCTACTACCGCACCGACCTCGCGAAGAAGGCCGGCGACGACAAGGCGCCCGTCACCTGGGACGACCACCACAAGCTCGCGGAGGCGTACCAGAAGGCGGGCTCGCAGTGGGGCACCGCTCTGCAGCCCAGCAACACCGGGGCCTGGCAGAGCTGGGTGCAGTTCCTGTACTCCGAGGGCGGCAGCATCGTCGGCGAGGACGGCAAGTCCGCGCTCGGCTCCCCGGAGGCCGTGAAGGCGTTCGAGACGTGGGGCAACTACTTCAAGGACGGCCTGGCCAAGAAGAACTTCGTGCCCGGCTCCGACGTCGGCAAGACCTTCGCCAAGGGCGACGAGCCGATGTTCATGTCCGGTCCCTGGATGGTCCAGAACCTCAACGAGCAGCAGCCGCAGCTCAAGGGCAAGTGGAAGACGGCCCCGCTGCCGGCCGGTCCGAAGGGCTCCGTCTCCTGGGTCGGCGGCGCCTCGCTCGTGACCTTCAAGGACAGCGAGCACAAGGCCGCCGCCGAGAAGTTCACCCAGTACCTGACCACCCCCGAGACCCAGGCCGCCTGGTACGGCGCGACCAAGTCGCTGCCCGCGAACAAGGCCGCCTACGACCTCCCGGAGATCAAGGACAGCGCCGAGGCCGACAGCCTGAAGGTCTTCCGCAAGGCCCTGGACACCGGCCGGGAGGTCCCGGCCCTGGAGAAGTGGAACGAGATCGCCGCCGCCATCGAGGCCACCCTGGGGAAGGTCGCGCAGGGCGGCGACCCGGCCACCGAGGCCAAGAAGCTCCAGACCGTCACGGAGGGGCTGATCTCCAAGTGA
- a CDS encoding sulfatase family protein, which produces MSTTGTERPSLVFFMTDDHAVPAIGAYGSVINRTPAVDRLAAEGMRFDNAFCTNSICSPARASLLTGTYSHVNGMTTLEQDGQKFDATQPSFPRMLQEAGYRTAIIGKWHLGHGGCSDPVGFDHWEVLPEHGVYHDPTFVTRDGERQHTGYVTDLITDLALNWLDRRDRDKPFALFIQHKAPHRAFEPAERHRHLYEDVDIPAPRTLHDDYSHRASAAAEAEMRMRDLLPQDLKAPVPDGLDERAEREWRYQRYIKEYLRVVAALDENVGRVLHYLDLTGLDRTTAVAYTSDHGFYLGEHGWFDKRFMYEPSLRIPLVVRWPGVTPPGSSCDELVINVDYAQTILDLAGVEAHPRMQGRSLVPLLRGERPDDWRQSVYYRYFEHLDVCHNVQASYGVRTHTHKLIHYPGHGSGRPGAKDETRAPEWELFDLVADPDELHNRYGDPAYQDLVVELTAELAALQAQYGDTPG; this is translated from the coding sequence ATGAGTACCACCGGCACCGAGCGCCCCAGCCTCGTGTTCTTCATGACCGACGACCACGCCGTGCCCGCGATCGGCGCCTACGGCAGTGTCATCAACCGGACGCCCGCCGTCGACCGGCTGGCCGCCGAGGGCATGCGCTTCGACAACGCCTTCTGCACCAACTCGATCTGCTCGCCCGCCCGCGCGTCCCTGCTGACCGGCACCTACAGCCACGTCAACGGCATGACGACGCTCGAACAGGACGGCCAGAAGTTCGACGCCACCCAGCCCTCCTTCCCGCGCATGCTCCAGGAGGCGGGCTACCGGACCGCGATCATCGGCAAATGGCACCTCGGCCACGGCGGCTGCTCCGACCCGGTCGGCTTCGACCACTGGGAGGTGCTGCCGGAACACGGCGTCTACCACGACCCGACGTTCGTCACCCGCGACGGGGAGCGGCAGCACACCGGTTACGTCACCGACCTCATCACCGACCTCGCGCTCAACTGGCTCGACCGCCGGGACCGCGACAAGCCCTTCGCGCTGTTCATCCAGCACAAGGCCCCGCACCGCGCCTTCGAACCCGCCGAACGCCACCGGCACCTGTACGAGGACGTGGACATCCCGGCGCCCCGCACGCTCCACGACGACTACAGCCACCGGGCGAGCGCCGCCGCCGAGGCGGAGATGCGGATGCGCGACCTGCTCCCGCAGGACCTCAAGGCACCCGTCCCCGACGGTCTGGACGAGCGCGCGGAACGCGAGTGGCGCTACCAGCGCTACATCAAGGAGTACCTACGGGTCGTCGCGGCCCTGGACGAGAACGTCGGCCGGGTCCTCCACTACCTCGACCTCACCGGCCTGGACCGGACCACGGCGGTCGCGTACACCTCCGACCACGGCTTCTACCTGGGCGAACACGGCTGGTTCGACAAGCGGTTCATGTACGAACCCTCGCTGCGGATCCCGCTGGTGGTGCGATGGCCCGGCGTCACCCCGCCGGGCAGCAGCTGCGACGAGCTCGTGATCAACGTCGACTACGCCCAGACGATCCTGGACCTCGCCGGAGTGGAAGCGCATCCACGGATGCAGGGCCGCAGCCTCGTCCCGCTGCTCCGGGGCGAACGGCCGGACGACTGGCGGCAGTCGGTGTACTACCGCTACTTCGAGCACCTGGACGTCTGCCACAACGTCCAGGCCAGCTACGGCGTCCGCACCCACACCCACAAGCTGATCCACTACCCGGGCCACGGCTCCGGCCGGCCCGGCGCCAAGGACGAGACCCGCGCCCCCGAGTGGGAGCTGTTCGACCTGGTCGCCGACCCGGACGAGCTGCACAACCGGTACGGGGACCCGGCGTACCAGGACCTGGTCGTGGAGCTGACCGCCGAACTGGCGGCGCTGCAAGCGCAGTACGGGGACACCCCGGGCTGA
- a CDS encoding carbohydrate ABC transporter permease codes for MSATDLPTKSAPGRRRTATSRRPGTSALTYTLLTLGLIVMAAPFLWMAVSAFKTPQDLGASPPVWIPTEWTLANFRELLDLMDIARNFLNSAVVAVVVTLCNLVFCSMLGYALAKLNFFGKRGVLAIVLGALMVPGNLMLLPQFVMMSKMGLLDSYAGLILPFAAGAFGVFLMRQFMAAIPDELLEAARIDGAGEWYIFWRIVIPLVKPALATLTIFVFLGSWNNFLWPLVATNDPDKYTLPVALATFATDPTKAAGSNGVLMAGALLVVLPVVAVFIALQRHFTQGIATSGLK; via the coding sequence ATGAGCGCCACCGATCTCCCCACCAAGAGCGCACCGGGCAGGCGGCGCACCGCCACCTCGCGCAGGCCGGGCACCTCGGCCCTCACGTACACGCTGCTCACCCTGGGCCTGATCGTGATGGCCGCGCCCTTCCTGTGGATGGCGGTGTCCGCCTTCAAGACCCCGCAGGACCTGGGCGCCAGCCCGCCGGTCTGGATTCCCACCGAGTGGACCCTCGCGAACTTCCGCGAACTGCTCGACCTGATGGACATCGCGCGGAACTTCCTCAACTCCGCGGTGGTCGCCGTCGTCGTCACCCTCTGCAACCTGGTGTTCTGCTCGATGCTGGGGTACGCGCTCGCCAAGCTGAACTTCTTCGGCAAGCGGGGCGTGCTCGCGATCGTGCTGGGCGCCCTGATGGTGCCGGGGAACCTGATGCTGCTGCCCCAGTTCGTGATGATGAGCAAGATGGGGCTGCTCGACAGCTACGCGGGGCTCATCCTGCCCTTCGCGGCCGGCGCGTTCGGGGTCTTCCTGATGCGGCAGTTCATGGCGGCGATCCCCGACGAACTCCTCGAAGCGGCCCGCATCGACGGCGCCGGCGAGTGGTACATCTTCTGGCGCATCGTGATCCCGCTGGTCAAACCGGCCCTCGCCACGCTGACGATCTTCGTGTTCCTCGGCTCCTGGAACAACTTCCTGTGGCCGCTCGTCGCGACCAACGACCCCGACAAGTACACCCTGCCCGTCGCCCTCGCCACCTTCGCCACCGACCCCACCAAGGCCGCCGGGTCCAACGGTGTGCTGATGGCCGGCGCCCTGCTCGTGGTGCTCCCGGTCGTCGCCGTCTTCATCGCCCTCCAGCGGCACTTCACCCAGGGCATCGCGACCTCCGGCCTGAAGTGA